A single region of the Bacteroidota bacterium genome encodes:
- a CDS encoding glycoside hydrolase family 2 protein — translation MKNFRLLCLIVLPLGIFAQGNQSVNITNGWKFRKAGEQQWLPASVPGTVHTDLLANKLISDPFYGSNEKTLQWIESCDWQYTCNFDIPDSIDISHRCELVFEGLDTYAHVYLNDSLILTADNMFRGWRAPCENILKRKNNQLLIVFESAVNKGRQMAKMLPYTLPGDEKVFTRKAQYQYGWDWGPRFVTCGIWRPVRIEAWNEFRVSDVHITTNTFNEKKAELTAAFEIISDVAEDVKIEVQNTFNPDETKIKSFRLNPGLNVFSMDFSISKPLLWWCNGLGVPFMYPVLVRVKSNNGGHFENVIPYGIRKIELVREVDSLGESFIFRLNGRNIFAKGANYIPPDNFMPRVDSSKYDAMLDNAVACHMNMLRVWGGGNYESNLFYRLCDEKGILIWQDMMFACAMVPGDSAFIDNVKKEVTENMCRLRNHPCIALWCGNNEMDEGWHNWGWQKQYAYTSQDSSAVWHDYISVFQKMIPEIASRYSPEIPYISSSPQIGWGHDESMRRGDSHYWGVWWGMESFKVYEKKVPRFMSEFGFQGVPDMATIRAFTDSAGMQLFSEDLKSHQKHPTGFETINSYMALEYPVPADLADYNYISQLLQANGMQRAIEAHRRAMPRCMGSLYWQFNDCWPVVSWSGSDYYGRWKALQYAVRSAFADPMISIFNNSGTMQVYLISDTSSCKGLINLSLTRFDGTVLWSRNIDAQAKPGASKIIFEMPIGSLIKDSSLMRSCLLSATFNDADKYITGEDIHKLYFFTEPKELSLEKPDINLKFTRYTDKFWEITLETGIFAKNICLVPQGTDASFSDNYFDLLPNQQKTIQCIFNNTVSNPATVIRIKSLYDIIQINQKLPDLK, via the coding sequence GTGAAGAATTTCAGATTGCTTTGTCTGATTGTTTTGCCTTTAGGCATTTTCGCACAAGGCAATCAGTCTGTGAACATCACAAATGGCTGGAAATTCAGAAAAGCCGGTGAACAGCAATGGCTGCCGGCAAGTGTACCGGGAACTGTTCATACCGACCTACTCGCCAATAAATTAATTTCCGACCCGTTCTATGGGTCCAATGAAAAAACACTGCAGTGGATTGAAAGCTGCGACTGGCAATACACATGTAATTTTGATATCCCTGACAGTATTGATATTTCACACCGTTGCGAACTTGTATTCGAAGGGTTGGATACTTATGCACATGTTTACCTGAATGATTCTCTGATACTGACCGCCGACAATATGTTCCGCGGCTGGCGTGCGCCGTGTGAAAATATTCTGAAACGAAAAAATAATCAACTGCTTATTGTATTCGAATCGGCCGTGAATAAAGGCCGGCAGATGGCTAAAATGCTTCCGTATACATTGCCGGGCGACGAAAAAGTATTCACCCGAAAAGCACAATATCAGTACGGATGGGACTGGGGACCGCGCTTTGTTACCTGCGGAATATGGCGTCCCGTAAGGATAGAAGCATGGAATGAGTTCAGGGTTTCAGACGTACACATCACAACGAATACGTTCAACGAAAAAAAAGCGGAGCTTACCGCTGCATTCGAAATTATTTCGGACGTTGCAGAAGACGTTAAAATTGAAGTGCAGAACACCTTTAATCCCGATGAAACCAAAATTAAATCATTCAGACTGAACCCGGGTCTGAATGTGTTTTCAATGGATTTCAGCATCAGCAAACCTTTGCTGTGGTGGTGCAACGGGCTGGGTGTGCCCTTCATGTATCCGGTTCTTGTACGTGTGAAAAGTAACAATGGCGGTCATTTCGAAAATGTTATTCCTTATGGAATTCGGAAAATTGAACTGGTGCGGGAAGTCGACAGCCTTGGAGAATCCTTCATTTTCAGACTTAACGGACGAAATATCTTTGCCAAAGGCGCTAACTATATACCGCCCGACAACTTCATGCCCCGTGTTGATTCTTCTAAATATGACGCTATGCTTGACAATGCCGTTGCCTGCCATATGAACATGCTTCGTGTGTGGGGTGGCGGAAATTATGAAAGCAATCTTTTTTACCGCTTATGCGACGAAAAAGGTATTCTGATATGGCAGGATATGATGTTCGCCTGTGCCATGGTTCCGGGCGATTCAGCATTTATTGATAACGTAAAAAAAGAGGTGACAGAGAATATGTGCCGTCTGCGTAATCACCCATGCATTGCCCTGTGGTGCGGAAATAATGAAATGGACGAAGGATGGCACAATTGGGGATGGCAAAAACAGTACGCTTACACATCTCAGGATTCATCTGCAGTCTGGCATGATTACATTTCGGTTTTTCAAAAAATGATTCCTGAAATTGCTTCACGCTATTCTCCGGAAATACCTTATATATCAAGCTCTCCGCAGATAGGGTGGGGGCATGATGAAAGTATGCGGCGCGGCGATTCGCATTACTGGGGCGTTTGGTGGGGCATGGAATCTTTTAAGGTGTATGAAAAAAAAGTGCCTCGCTTTATGAGTGAATTTGGTTTTCAGGGTGTGCCCGATATGGCTACTATCAGGGCATTCACTGATTCTGCAGGTATGCAGTTATTTTCTGAAGACCTGAAATCACATCAGAAACATCCCACCGGATTTGAAACAATTAATTCATACATGGCTCTTGAATACCCCGTTCCTGCTGACTTAGCTGATTATAATTACATAAGTCAGTTGTTGCAGGCAAATGGAATGCAGCGCGCCATTGAAGCGCACAGACGCGCTATGCCTCGGTGTATGGGCAGTTTATACTGGCAGTTCAATGATTGTTGGCCCGTGGTCTCCTGGTCGGGAAGCGATTATTACGGTCGATGGAAAGCCCTCCAATACGCTGTCAGAAGTGCTTTCGCCGACCCAATGATATCAATCTTCAATAATTCAGGAACAATGCAGGTCTATCTGATATCAGATACATCTTCTTGCAAAGGTCTGATAAACCTCTCTCTGACACGATTTGACGGTACTGTTTTGTGGAGCCGCAATATCGATGCACAAGCAAAGCCCGGAGCATCAAAAATAATTTTTGAAATGCCCATAGGCTCTTTAATCAAAGATAGTTCTTTGATGAGGTCATGCCTGCTCAGCGCGACTTTCAATGATGCCGATAAATATATTACGGGAGAAGATATTCATAAACTCTATTTTTTCACTGAACCCAAAGAACTGTCGCTGGAAAAGCCTGATATTAATCTGAAATTTACCCGTTATACCGACAAATTTTGGGAAATAACACTCGAAACAGGTATTTTTGCTAAAAATATATGCCTTGTTCCTCAAGGAACCGATGCATCATTCAGCGATAATTATTTCGATCTGCTGCCAAATCAACAAAAAACGATTCAGTGTATTTTCAACAATACAGTGAGTAATCCGGCAACGGTGATTAGGATAAAAAGTTTGTACGATATAATACAAATAAATCAAAAACTACCCGATTTAAAATGA